The following proteins are encoded in a genomic region of Syntrophomonadaceae bacterium:
- a CDS encoding RidA family protein — MSNQQKVQVITEKAPAAIGPYSQGIVFNNLVFTSGQIALNPVSGNIVGEDVAAQTAQVLENLQEVLLAAGASLNTVIKTTVFLQDMGKFTEFNSVYARYFKEPFPSRSTIEAAALPKGALVEIEAVAYIPEQ; from the coding sequence ATGTCTAATCAGCAAAAGGTACAAGTGATTACAGAAAAGGCTCCGGCCGCGATCGGGCCCTATTCGCAAGGGATTGTATTCAACAACCTGGTTTTTACCTCCGGCCAGATTGCCCTTAATCCTGTTAGCGGAAACATCGTAGGGGAAGATGTCGCCGCCCAGACCGCGCAGGTGCTGGAAAACCTGCAAGAAGTCCTCCTGGCTGCCGGGGCGTCGCTTAATACCGTAATCAAAACCACCGTTTTCCTGCAAGACATGGGCAAATTTACCGAATTTAACAGCGTTTATGCCCGGTACTTTAAAGAGCCTTTCCCATCCCGCTCAACCATCGAGGCTGCCGCTCTCCCCAAAGGGGCCTTGGTCGAGATCGAGGCGGTGGCC